A genomic stretch from Helianthus annuus cultivar XRQ/B chromosome 1, HanXRQr2.0-SUNRISE, whole genome shotgun sequence includes:
- the LOC110879956 gene encoding probable protein phosphatase 2C 47, which produces MIAGAADMMCDQFNLGLLKLAAVSPESASVSISISENLAVSCSVNIKSNTVVESTARSLSPTNIRSGSHTDIGPRRSNEDQHIMIDDLSKHLGDAYKWGLASSFYALFDGHNGSEAASYVKEHAMRLFFEDSDLPQAAPTGASDADVLFLKQVEESHNKAFLQADLALADECSVSDYCGTTALTVLIMGRHIIIANAGDSRAVLCRNGSATQMTDDHRGSTCLQEKERCERLGGYFDEDGYLNGQLSVTRALGDWHMKKEKLVIAEPDVRQMVLTDNDEFMIIACDGIWDVMSNQEAVALVRCQLRQHNDPQRCAKELIAQAARLHSADNLTAIVVCFSSPTVTPATQARFPNSRLFKKKPLNVLV; this is translated from the exons ATGATTGCTGGAGCAGCAGATATGATGTGCGATCAATTCAATTTAGGTCTTTTAAAACTCGCCGCCGTTTCACCGGAATCCGCATCGGTTTCGATCTCGATCTCTGAGAATTTG GCTGTAAGCTGCTCTGTGAATATCAAGAGTAATACTGTTGTGGAGTCTACCGCAAGGAGTTTGAGTCCAACGAACATCAGGTCAGGAAGTCATACGGACATTGGACCACGCAGATCAAACGAAGACCAGCATATCATGATCGATGATCTGTCAAAGCATCTGGGCGATGCTTACAAGTGGGGTCTCGCGAGTTCCTTCTATGCTTTATTTGATGGTCATAATGGGTCGGAGGCAGCATCTTATGTTAAAGAACATGCCATGAGGTTATTCTTTGAGGATTCGGATCTACCACAAGCAGCACCAACTGGTGCTTCAGATGCAGATGTTTTGTTCTTAAAACAAGTGGAAGAGTCTCATAACAAAGCGTTTTTACAGGCTGACTTAGCCTTAGCGGACGAATGCAGTGTGAGCGATTATTGTGGAACGACAGCTTTAACTGTTTTGATCATGGGAAGACATATAATAATAGCCAATGCTGGCGATTCTCGTGCGGTCCTATGTAGGAACGGGTCTGCAACACAGATGACTGACGACCACAGGGGGTCGACTTGTTTACAAGAAAAGGAAAGATGTGAGCGGTTAGGTGGTTACTTCGATGAAGACGGGTACCTGAATGGTCAACTGAGTGTGACGCGTGCGCTTGGAGACTGGCACATGAAGAAGGAGAAGTTGGTGATTGCTGAACCAGATGTGAGACAAATGGTGTTGACCGATAATGATGAGTTCATGATCATTGCATGTGATGGGATATGGGATGTCATGTCAAACCAAGAAGCAGTGGCTCTTGTTCGGTGTCAGTTAAGGCAGCATAATGATCCTCAACGCTGTGCTAAAGAGCTCATTGCTCAAGCTGCACGCCTTCATTCCGCTGATAATCTCACTGCTATTGTCGTTTGCTTCTCTTCTCCCACTGTTACTCCTGCTACTCAGGCTCGGTTTCCAAATTCTAGACTCTTTAAGAAGAAACCCTTAAATGTCTTGGTGTAA
- the LOC110879962 gene encoding ATP-dependent Clp protease ATP-binding subunit ClpA homolog CD4B, chloroplastic-like has translation MVHAVILISCWSHWRPRNKYVFANEPVASVDGRRLLSSRHHQNLHSLAGELRDREMDLKTQIFALVDNNKEMSKAETEAGEEGPTVTEADIQHIVSSWTGIPVEKVSTDKSDRLLKMEETLHIRIISQDEAVKAISRAIRRARVGLKNPDRPIANFMFSAPTGVCCCRDSIYSPCQTCTGTLARGGPTTWSQLYWIRAFASWFAYRGLRCSGPCS, from the exons ATGGTGCATGCGGTGATTTTAATTAGCTGCTGGAGTCATTGGAGACCTCGGAACAAGTATGTTTTCGCTAACGAACCTGTAGCG TCCGTCGATGGCCGTCGCCTCTTATCGTCCCGACACCACCAAAATTTGCACTCACTG GCTGGGGAGTTGCGTGATCGGGAAATGGATCTTAAAACTCAAATATTCGCTCTTGTGGACAACAACAAAGAGATGAGCAAAGCCGAGACCGAGGCGGGAGAAGAGGGCCCCACCGTAACTGAAGCGGACATTCAGCACATTGTCTCATCATGGACTGGCATACCGGTCGAAAAAGTCTCAACAGACAAATCGGACCGTCTTCTCAAAATGGAAGAAACACTCCACATACGTATCATCAGTCAAGACGAAGCAGTTAAAGCCATTAGCCGTGCCATCCGCCGTGCTCGTGTAGGACTCAAAAACCCAGACCGCCCCATCGCCAATTTCATGTTTTCGGCACCCACTGGTGTTTGTTGCTGTCGAGATTCCATTTACTCCCCGTGCCAAACGTGTACTGGAACTCTCGCTAGAGGAGGCCCGACAACTTG GTCACAATTATATTGGATCCGAGCATTTGCTTCTTGGTTTGCTTACAGAGGGTTAAGGTGTAGCGGCCCGtgttcttga
- the LOC110879945 gene encoding probable protein phosphatase 2C 47, whose product MIAGPAVAEMMRDQFNLGLLKLAAVSPDSTSVSISISENLAVSCSVNIKSNTVVESTARSLSPTNIRSGSHTDIGPRRSNEDQHIMIDDLSKHLGDAYKWGLASSFYALFDGHNGSEAASYVKEHAMRLFFEDSDLPEAAPTGASDADDLFLKQVEESHNKAFLQADLALADERSVSDYCGTTALTVLIMGRHIMIANVGDSRAVLCRNGSATQMTDDHRGSTCLQEKERCERLGGYFDEDGYLNGQLSVTRALGDWHMKKEKLVIAEPDVRQTVLTDNDEFMIIACDGIWDVMSNQEAVTLVRCQLRQHNDPQRGAKELIAQASRLHSADNLTAIVVCFSSPALTPATHARFPNSRLFKKKPLNVLL is encoded by the exons ATGATTGCTGGACCAGCCGTAGCAGAGATGATGCGCGATCAATTCAATTTAGGTCTCTTGAAACTCGCCGCTGTTTCACCGGATTCCACATCGGTTTCGATCTCCATCTCTGAGAATCTG GCTGTAAGCTGCTCTGTGAATATCAAGAGTAATACTGTTGTGGAGTCTACCGCAAGGAGTTTGAGCCCAACGAACATCAGGTCAGGAAGTCATACGGACATTGGACCACGCAGATCAAACGAAGACCAACATATCATGATTGATGATCTGTCAAAGCATCTGGGTGATGCTTACAAATGGGGTCTCGCGAGTTCATTCTATGCTTTATTTGATGGCCATAACGGGTCGGAGGCTGCATCTTATGTTAAAGAACACGCCATGAGGTTATTCTTTGAGGATTCCGATCTACCAGAAGCAGCACCAACTGGCGCTTCAGATGCAGATGATTTGTTCTTAAAACAAGTGGAAGAGTCTCATAACAAAGCGTTTTTACAGGCTGACTTAGCCTTAGCTGATGAACGCAGTGTGAGCGATTATTGTGGAACGACGGCTTTAACTGTTTTGATAATGGGAAGACATATAATGATAGCGAATGTCGGTGACTCCCGTGCGGTTCTATGTAGGAACGGGTCTGCAACACAGATGACTGACGACCACAGGGGGTCGACTTGTTTACAAGAAAAGGAAAGATGTGAGCGGTTAGGTGGTTACTTTGATGAAGACGGGTACCTCAACGGTCAACTTAGTGTGACGCGTGCACTTGGAGACTGGCATATGAAGAAGGAGAAGTTGGTGATTGCTGAACCAGATGTGAGACAAACGGTGTTGACCGATAATGATGAGTTTATGATCATTGCATGTGATGGGATCTGGGATGTCATGTCAAACCAAGAAGCAGTGACTCTTGTTCGGTGTCAGTTAAGGCAGCATAACGACCCTCAACGTGGTGCTAAAGAGCTCATTGCGCAAGCGTCACGCCTTCACTCAGCTGATAATCTAACTGCTATTGTCGTTTGCTTCTCTTCTCCCGCTCTTACCCCTGCTACTCACGCTCGGTTTCCAAATTCTAGACTCTTTAAGAAGAAACCCCTAAATGTCTTACTGTAA
- the LOC110879940 gene encoding probable protein phosphatase 2C 47 encodes MMIAGPAEMMCDQFNLGLLKHAAVSPESASVSISISENLAVSCSVNIKSNTVVESTARSFCPTSIRSGSHTDIGPRRLNEDEHIMIDDLSKHLGDAYKWGLASSFYALFDGHNGSEAASYVKEHAMRLFFEGSDLPQAAPTGASDADDLFLRQVEESHNKAFLQADLALADECSVSDYCGTTALTVLIVGRHVIIANAGDSRAVLCRNGSATQMTQDHRGSTCLQEKERCERLGGYFDEDGYLNGQLSVTRALGDWHMKKEKLVIAEPDVRQTVLTDNDEFMIIACDGIWDVMSNQEAVALVRCQLRQHNDPQRCAKELIAQASRLHSADNLTAIVVCFSSPTLTPATQARFPNSRLFKKKPLTLCSRVY; translated from the exons ATGATGATTGCTGGACCAGCAGAGATGATGTGCGATCAATTCAATTTAGGTTTGTTGAAACACGCCGCTGTTTCGCCGGAATCCGCATCGGTTTCGATCTCAATCTCTGAGAATTTG GCTGTAAGCTGCTCTGTGAATATCAAGAGTAATACCGTTGTGGAGTCTACTGCAAGGAGTTTCTGTCCAACAAGCATCAGGTCAGGAAGTCATACGGACATTGGACCACGCAGATTAAATGAAGACGAACATATCATGATCGATGATCTGTCAAAGCATCTGGGTGATGCTTACAAATGGGGTCTCGCGAGTTCATTCTATGCTTTATTTGATGGCCATAACGGGTCGGAGGCTGCATCTTATGTTAAAGAACACGCCATGAGGTTATTCTTTGAGGGTTCCGATCTACCACAAGCAGCACCAACTGGCGCTTCAGATGCAGATGATTTGTTCTTAAGACAAGTGGAAGAGTCTCATAACAAAGCGTTTTTACAGGCTGACTTAGCCTTAGCTGATGAATGCAGTGTGAGCGACTATTGTGGGACGACAGCTTTAACTGTTTTGATCGTGGGAAGACATGTTATAATAGCGAATGCTGGTGACTCTCGTGCAGTCCTATGTAGGAACGGGTCTGCAACACAGATGACTCAAGACCACAGGGGGTCGACTTGTTTACAAGAAAAGGAAAGATGTGAGCGGTTGGGTGGCTATTTTGACGAAGACGGGTATCTCAACGGTCAACTAAGTGTGACGCGTGCGCTTGGAGACTGGCACATGAAGAAGGAGAAGTTGGTGATTGCTGAACCAGATGTAAGACAAACGGTGTTGACCGATAATGATGAGTTTATGATAATTGCATGTGATGGGATATGGGATGTCATGTCAAACCAAGAAGCAGTGGCTCTTGTTCGGTGTCAATTAAGGCAGCATAACGACCCTCAACGCTGTGCTAAAGAGCTCATTGCTCAAGCCTCACGCCTTCACTCGGCTGATAATCTCACTGCTATTGTTGTTTGCTTCTCTTCTCCCACTCTTACCCCTGCTACTCAGGCTCGGTTTCCAAATTCTAGGCTCTTTAAGAAGAAACCCCTAACACTATGTTCCAGAGTTTACTAA